One genomic segment of Scleropages formosus unplaced genomic scaffold, fSclFor1.1, whole genome shotgun sequence includes these proteins:
- the LOC108937719 gene encoding tubulin beta-5 chain-like isoform X1 yields MREIVHIQTGQCGNQTGTKFWEVISDEHGVDATGNYVGDSALQLERINVYYNEASSQKYVPRAVLVDLEPGTMDSVRSGPFGQLFRPDNFIFGQTGAGNNWAKGHYTEGAELMDSVLDVVRKECEHCDCLQGFQLTHSLGGGTGSGMGTLLISKIREEFPDRIVNTFSVVPSPKVSDTVVEPYNATLSIHQLVDNTDETYCIDNEALYDICFRTLKLATPTYGDLNHLMSATMSGVTTSLRFPGQLNADLRKLAVNMVPFPRLHFFMPGFAPLTARGSQQYQALTVPELTQQMFDARNMMAACDPRRGRYLTVAAIFRGPMSMKEVDEQMLAIQCKNSSYFVEWIPNNVKVAVCDIPPRGLRMASTFIGNSTAIQELFRRISEQFGAMFRRKAFLHWFTGEGMDEMEFSEAESNMNDLVSEYQQYQEATAGEEATFEDEDEVE; encoded by the exons ATGAGGGAAATTGTGCACATACAGACAGGTCAATGTGGCAACCAAACTGGAACTAAG TTTTGGGAGGTGATCAGCGATGAGCACGGGGTCGATGCCACAGGGAACTACGTGGGGGACTCGGCTCTCCAGCTGGAGAGGATCAACGTTTATTACAACGAGGCCTCCT CTCAGAAGTATGTTCCCCGGGCAGTTTTGGTGGACTTGGAACCCGGCACCATGGACAGCGTGCGTTCCGGACCCTTCGGCCAGCTTTTCAGACCTGACAACTTCATCTTTG GGCAGACAGGTGCAGGCAACAACTGGGCCAAGGGCCACTACACGGAGGGAGCTGAACTGATGGACTCGGTGCTGGACGTAGTGCGGAAGGAGTGCGAGCACTGCGACTGCCTGCAGGGCTTCCAGCTCACGCATTCGCTGGGCGGGGGTACGGGATCCGGTATGGGCACCCTGCTCATCAGCAAGATCCGTGAGGAGTTCCCCGACCGCATCGTGAACACTTTCAGTGTGGTGCCTTCACCCAAGGTATCTGACACAGTGGTTGAGCCCTACAACGCCACGCTGTCCATCCACCAGCTGGTGGACAACACTGACGAGACCTATTGCATAGATAATGAGGCGCTCTATGACATCTGTTTCCGCACGCTCAAACTGGCCACCCCCACGTACGGGGACCTCAACCACCTGATGTCAGCCACCATGAGTGGGGTGACTACCTCCTTGCGCTTTCCCGGCCAACTCAATGCCGACCTGCGCAAGCTCGCCGTCAACATGGTGCCCTTCCCCCGCCTCCACTTTTTCATGCCTGGCTTTGCCCCCTTGACGGCCAGGGGCAGCCAACAGTACCAGGCCCTCACCGTACCTGAGCTCACCCAACAGATGTTTGATGCCAGGAACATGATGGCAGCCTGTGACCCACGACGTGGCCGCTACCTGACGGTGGCTGCCATATTTCGTGGGCCGATGTCCATGAAAGAGGTGGACGAGCAGATGCTGGCCATCCAGTGCAAGAATAGCAGCTACTTTGTGGAGTGGATCCCAAACAACGTGAAAGTGGCCGTGTGCGACATCCCTCCCAGAGGCCTCCGAATGGCCTCCACCTTTATCGGCAACAGCACGGCTATCCAAGAGCTGTTCAGACGCATCTCTGAGCAGTTCGGGGCCATGTTTCGACGCAAGGCCTTCCTGCACTGGTTTACTGGGGAGGGCATGGATGAGATGGAGTTCTCGGAAGCAGAGAGCAACATGAATGACCTTGTTTCTGAATACCAGCAGTACCAGGAAGCTACAGCCGGCGAAGAAGCAACATTTGAAGATGAGGATGAGGTCGAGTGA
- the LOC108937719 gene encoding tubulin beta chain-like isoform X2, giving the protein MREIVHIQTGQCGNQTGTKGFQLTHSLGGGTGSGMGTLLISKIREEFPDRIVNTFSVVPSPKVSDTVVEPYNATLSIHQLVDNTDETYCIDNEALYDICFRTLKLATPTYGDLNHLMSATMSGVTTSLRFPGQLNADLRKLAVNMVPFPRLHFFMPGFAPLTARGSQQYQALTVPELTQQMFDARNMMAACDPRRGRYLTVAAIFRGPMSMKEVDEQMLAIQCKNSSYFVEWIPNNVKVAVCDIPPRGLRMASTFIGNSTAIQELFRRISEQFGAMFRRKAFLHWFTGEGMDEMEFSEAESNMNDLVSEYQQYQEATAGEEATFEDEDEVE; this is encoded by the exons ATGAGGGAAATTGTGCACATACAGACAGGTCAATGTGGCAACCAAACTGGAACTAAG GGCTTCCAGCTCACGCATTCGCTGGGCGGGGGTACGGGATCCGGTATGGGCACCCTGCTCATCAGCAAGATCCGTGAGGAGTTCCCCGACCGCATCGTGAACACTTTCAGTGTGGTGCCTTCACCCAAGGTATCTGACACAGTGGTTGAGCCCTACAACGCCACGCTGTCCATCCACCAGCTGGTGGACAACACTGACGAGACCTATTGCATAGATAATGAGGCGCTCTATGACATCTGTTTCCGCACGCTCAAACTGGCCACCCCCACGTACGGGGACCTCAACCACCTGATGTCAGCCACCATGAGTGGGGTGACTACCTCCTTGCGCTTTCCCGGCCAACTCAATGCCGACCTGCGCAAGCTCGCCGTCAACATGGTGCCCTTCCCCCGCCTCCACTTTTTCATGCCTGGCTTTGCCCCCTTGACGGCCAGGGGCAGCCAACAGTACCAGGCCCTCACCGTACCTGAGCTCACCCAACAGATGTTTGATGCCAGGAACATGATGGCAGCCTGTGACCCACGACGTGGCCGCTACCTGACGGTGGCTGCCATATTTCGTGGGCCGATGTCCATGAAAGAGGTGGACGAGCAGATGCTGGCCATCCAGTGCAAGAATAGCAGCTACTTTGTGGAGTGGATCCCAAACAACGTGAAAGTGGCCGTGTGCGACATCCCTCCCAGAGGCCTCCGAATGGCCTCCACCTTTATCGGCAACAGCACGGCTATCCAAGAGCTGTTCAGACGCATCTCTGAGCAGTTCGGGGCCATGTTTCGACGCAAGGCCTTCCTGCACTGGTTTACTGGGGAGGGCATGGATGAGATGGAGTTCTCGGAAGCAGAGAGCAACATGAATGACCTTGTTTCTGAATACCAGCAGTACCAGGAAGCTACAGCCGGCGAAGAAGCAACATTTGAAGATGAGGATGAGGTCGAGTGA